The window AATTTGCTAGCAAAGTGGCGGTAAAAACCTTAGTAATGGAGCCTATTTCAAAAGCATCTTGATAGTTGTCTACCAGCCGGATCGTGTCTTTCACTCGCTTTACTCCTACATATGTGATTTCTTTGTTTTGGATAACGGCAATGGAAAGCTGGGTGTTGTTAGGAAACGATTTGACCTTGTTGTAAATCAGTTCTAGTTGTTCTTTCTCTATACCGCTTTCGCGAAAGTCCATCCCATTAACCGCCGTGGTCGTTTGTGCGTTGGAACAACTGATAAAAAAGAGTAGGCCTAAAGCCAGTGTCAACTTATAAATGGAAGCTTTCATAAAAGTTATGCTTAGTAATTGAGCGATTCGGAGAAATTGTTAACCTTGGTTGGATTTAGTTTTGATAATTGAATATAGGTAATTGTATGTACTTACTGGATTTATAAATTGCCTCTATTTTTTTGAACTTTTTTATCGCTTTTATGTTCGCTTTCGCGAAAGCGAAATGAACAAGAAGTTTATGACGTGCTCGACACGGGTCGAAAGCGAAAGTAACAACAGGCGTGAGCTACGAGTCAGATTCCCGTTCGATTATTTTCACAATTCTATTGATGAAAATCTGGGACAGATTCCAGTTGTAGCCTGTAAAGTCTGTGGTATTCATGACTTGAATGACTACCGTATCGATGTCCTCATGGTATTCCGCAAGGCTTTGATAACCTGGTAGCAAGCCGCCATGTTCGTATTCATAAATCTCAGTATAGGTTTTTTGCTCCTCAGGAGTCAAAAGCGTTCCCACACTCAAGGCTCTTAGAAAAATGCCCACATCCTCTGCAGTGGCGATCATAGAGCCATAATCGTTTGTCTTAATGTCTTCTTCAAATCCTACATAATAACCACTCATCAACTGGTCCTGGTCTATATCATTCAAACTGCTAAAGGTATTTTTTAACCCTAGTGGATCTAAAATCTGTTCTTTGATAAATTGATGCTGGGAATAACCTGCGGTCCTCTCTATGAGTCTTCCCAACAATAAGTAGTTGGTGTTGGAATACTCATTGTCGGTATCTGGTTCAAAATTGGCCGGTAGATCCAGCACGTAATCTAACACATCTGTGGTTTTATCTTGTGGCTGTTCCCAGAATCCTGGATGCTCTGTAAAATTAGGAATGCCACTGCGGTGCATCACCATATTTCGCACAGTGATACGATCTGCATACTGGATCTTGTCCTTGAGTTCTGGAAAGTAATGCGCTAGGTTTTGGTCGAGCGATAGCTTGTTTTGGTGTACCAATTTAGTAATAGCAACCGCTACATAAAGCTTGCTGATGCTAGCAATCTTGAAATACGCATGCGGATCTGCAGGGATTTTATTCGCCCGATCCTTAACGCCAGCAGCATAGAATTGTGGCGGTTGACCGGCTTGATCTACATAGACCACGACTCCATCGATATCATAATCCATCATCGCATCTACTTGCTCTTGTACAGTGTCTGGCAACGGCATGATCCAGGACTTTACTAGAATCCAAGGAACAAAGTACAAGGAAATTGCAGTGCCTAGAAACAACAGCACTCTAAAGATATTTTTTACTGATTTTTTAGTCATGTAGTTTACAAAACTAGGGATTTTCTAAAAAGTCGGAATCTTTTGCTAGGTTGGTTGGAATCCCCTGGGTCTTTGTGATCCGTTGCTACTGCCATTAATTTTGACGTAGTCTCTTTGATTGAGGACAAGATCATAACTTCCTAGATCCACACCTTCCAGATCAATCACTTCGAATTTCGAGCTATTTAATTACTTGTCTACTTGGATTAATAAAAAACAACCTTGCGTATAAAGTTAGTCGAGTTCAATCTTGTCTTTGGGAAGCAATTCTCGATACCACTTTTCTAACTTTTGATTCTTGAAAAGAAATAAATAAAATTCGTCATTGTTATAAGAGTCCCGATAAGATAAAACTTCTATTTCATTGCTGTCTTGAATTCGCTTTTCTGCAATAGTATACTCATTCCCCAATATCTCGGTCACCTGTTCTTTGGACATACCTAATTCAAGTCTATTCATTTTTTCACTTGTCATATGTACTACCTGACAAGACACAAAAGAATTTAGAAACAATAGCACAAAAGCGGAAAGAATACAAAATTTGATTTTTTTCATGTACATAATTTTTATTGTGTTATTCATATTCTCGAAAATTTAATTTTTCTCACTTACCCACGCAGGCCAAAGTATCATCCGTATCAGGCATTGCCTTTCGTTTATCAATTACCTTGCCTTAAAGATTATTTGAATCGACAAAACTGAATTGCTTTGAGTTAAATCAAAAGGTGCTTATTAGCGATTCAAATGATTATAAGTTCATTTCTCGCTCTCCAGTTATTAGATAGTTTTTCCATTGTACGACATTGGGCAATGTGAGAGGATAATTAATAGTTGGATTACACCACTCGTCTAATACTTCACAGACTTTTTGTCCTTCTTTATCTTCCATGTCCCAATCAAAATAATCAGAACCAATCGCTACTAGGGAAATTGTCATCAAATGTTGAAGCTTCAAACTACCATTTAAAACGTCATCACAAACAGTTAGCAAATTTTTAGGTTTGATTATAAATTCACCTTCCTGAATCATTTCAACCTCCTTCCAGTATGCTATTATTTTTGCGCTCTTAGCTTTATCTACTTTCACTAATTCTTTTGCGGGAATTAGCCCTAGGAAATAATCTCTTATTTTGGGTTCTGTCATAATGTTTCAAATACTCTTAATCACAGATCTATCTCTTTCCTTGACTTTGGTTTTTTATTAGATTAGTTGGAATCTCTGGATTTCTGTGGTCTGTTGATATTGCCATAAGTATGGCATCTATTTCAATTTGGGGTTTTCGAAGGTTCTATCATGATGTCCACTCCAAGAGACCACATAATAAGTGATGCAATCATAATTAAAGCTGTCCAGTATTTGTCCGCTTTCTAAAACCTTTATTCCTTCGTTCGTTAATAAAGTACTTGCGCTTCCACCGGCGCAAATCACAAGCAATACGTCACTTAATATTTTGTTGAAATAGTCCATTGCAACTTTGATCTCACTATCAAAATCTTGACTGCTAAAACTATCAAAATGATCGTGATAAATATCAAAGCCAATGGTGAACTCATTGTCTTCTGAACTCAAAAATAAATTGTGAGTGCTGTTTTCATTTATAGATTTTATCTCTAAACGAAGGTGATTTTTGCCAAAATCAGAAGGATGTATTGAAATATTCTCAACAAGATTGCTGTGCTTTTTAATCAAATACGCATATACTTTATTTGAGTATTCGTTTAAATCATTCGTGTTAATCATAGTGATCTAAGAATGTTTGGAGAGCTTTTCTATAGTTTCTCGATCTGAAACAAACGTGAATTTCCAAGGCTGACTATTGATGGACGATGGACTTAGTCTCAAAATCTCTTGTAATTCTTGAATTTTGCTAGACCCAATTTTTTTTTAGAGGCATCGTACTTTTTGGTCGTGTAACGCGTCTGCACGGATTCTAAAAAGGTCATAGGTATATTAATGTTGTTTTTACGGAGTTGTTAAATTTGAAGGTCGGTAACATCAAAACTATGTCCTGATCATTTAGTTTTATACAATTCTAATAATATTCTATAGCTTCTCAGGTGCATTGCTTTCTTTTAGTAATCTTTTTAGAGTTGGCGCGAAAGCTCTTTTAAATTTGCGAGGCACTATCAAATTTCAAAAGTGCTTGAACTTGCATTCACTGAATGTAAGTTTCTATTTTTTTTTTAATTATTAATTGCCTCTAGAAATGGAATTTTTAAAAAATTAACATCTCCATATTTGTTTCGGCCTAAATCACCAATATAGTCCTCGTGACTTATGCCTCGATTCATCATTGCAATATACTGTTCTTCATAATGCATCCTCATTTCGTCAGTGCAACACTCTGCTTTATAGTTTTCTTTGATTCCAAATATTCTGTCCCAAGAAGTTATTTGGTCAGTATTACCAGTACTTGTAATGTCGATTTCAATGTCTTCAGGTTCTATTGTTGAATCAAATGCTTTGTTAAATCTTATTTCAATTTCGATATCATGAGTTGTTCTGCTATATGGGTAAAACGCAATTGTTCTTGTTTTGCTTTCACTCTTTTTACCTTTGTTATTTGTAATATAGAGAGTGTCTTCACTCAACTTATACTTACCATTACAAATGTCACAAATTGGTATAAGATTCTTAAAATTCAGAGAATTGAATGGATAGTGTTTTCTCGGCAAATAGTGATCTAACGCGCTTCTGTGGGTATGAAATTGGGTTAGTACTTTATGGATACCACAACATTTACAAACGGAAGATTTTTTGACTACTCTTTTGTAATAAACGTTTATATCTTCATACACGGTATAAAATGGTGCGAGATTTATACAATGGTTATAGAGACAATCACAAAAAGTTTTTATTGCTCTTTTGAGGTTGATATTTATTACCTCTATTTGATCATATTTTACAGGCTCAATATCACCATTACATAATTCTCTAATTTTATTGTTGTTGTGAACTGCTGTCTTTAATAGCTTGATTTGTTTACGATTAAGTGTTTTGCAAATTATGTAAGCTTCAGCTAATGGGGTTAAAACATAATCATTATTGATACTATCAATAAGGTTTTTGTATTTCGGCAAAACCAATGTTGAACTAAAGGTAGCATCTGCGATATTCTTAGCATTAAAAATCACATCAAGCATTACGTGATTCACAAAGGATTGTACCTTCTGGATTTTGGAATATGAATAATTATATGGTTTTAGCATTAACTTAATTCTTGTCTGTAACTTCCTTAATTAGCATTAGTTTTTCAATTGAATCACCAAATTCATTGTTTAATTCCTCTATTAAATTTTCTGTTTTCTCTCCACTATTGAAGCGCTTTTTAAATTCCATCATTTTTGACATAGCGTAAGAACCAATTGTCTCTTTGTTTTTAAAAATCCTATTAGTTAAAAGATTTACGGATGTTCCATAGGTGTCAATTCCTAATTCACTAGCTTTCTTTGCTGAAGTATGGCCATCTTCGTCTTTTTCAAAAAGTACTACATTATCAGGTAAACAATCAGAAATAATAAATGGTGAATGCGAAGTAAGTAATACATCTTTCAATAAGTGAACATTAAAGTCTCCGTGTGGCAGGCCTTTTGGATTTCCTGATGAAATGCTATCATTAAGTGTTTTTACAAATTTTGCTCTCCAGCTTGGGTTAAAATGCGTTTCTGGTTCGTCTAATAACAAAATGGAACGTCTATCTTTTAGTAATAAACAAATTCCCATCGTATGGAGAAACTGATGTTCTCCATCTGAAAAACTTCTTAAAAGTAAATCTTTTACTTTACCTGTTTTAAGCTCTTTGTTAATATAAAAATCTAAAAAATGAAACATATCTTGACGAGGACTACCGACTGGTAATTTGCCATCAGTGTAAATACCTTTAGAGCGATACACATCAATTTTAGTTTCTTCATCAACAAAATGATTGTTTAGTTCGTATAACAATCTGAAAAACTGGAAGCATTCTAAAGAGGAATGAAAATGTTCTTTGAAAGCTAATTTGGTAGCATCATTTACGTGAAAATCTAACCATAGAGTTTTAGTTTTCCTATTTGAAAACCAAGAGGTAGCACACTTTTTTAAGGCTTCTAATTGATTTTGTTCTAGTAATTTAAGAATAGGAGTTTTTATAGTGCTTTTTGTTATTTCATCCTGAAACTCAAAATCGTGTAGGTGAATATTTATTCTAAAACTTGTCAATCCCAAAATACCAGTGTTATCAATATGTCTTAATGGTGCAAGTGTTTTTTTATTTTCAAAAAGCAAACACGCTAATAAAACCGCCTGACTCATATTGTTATCTATATAAATCAAACTGTTTTCAGGCTCATCAAAACGATCGTAATTATCTCTAGTTGCTTGTTTGTATTCGTCTAAATGCATTAAACGACTTTTAATAAATGGCAAACTTAAAATCTCGTTTTCACCAGATGAATAACCAATAATATGAGCTGGTAAGTATTCTTTTCCATCTGCTGCATTATCTCTTACTTTTGGTGGAGTAAGAGAAATTTCTCTAATTTCTACAGATTTATCAAAAGGAAATGGTTGAATGAACATTTGAGGTTCTTTTCCTTCCTTTTTTGTTATAATTACTTTGTCAAAATAAAATAATGTATATAATTTCCTATTGTGTTGCCCAATTAAATATTCTAAGGTAAATGCATCTGGCGAACATTCTGTTCTTTTAAAATTACTTAAATCTTTAATACTCTCAGGTAAATACTTTGCTACACAAACCTCCAAATGATAAAAAATATTTGCCAATGCCTCCAATACATTAGATTTTCCACTTCCGTTTAAACCAGCAAAGCAAAACGGGCGAAACTGTTCCATTGCTTCCGTATCTGCTAATGAATGGAAATTGATCTCAAACCCTTGTTGTAAGCTTCTGAATCCCTCTTTATTCTCTATTTTAAGTTTTAATAATTTCATCAGACGGTTAGCTTTACTCGATTCGTTTTTTTATCAAATACTTGTTTTACTTTTCCTTCTTTTAATAATTCAAATAAAAATACTTTTGCCTTGTCATATATTTCCTGCTCATAAAATTTGTTTTTGTTTAATTCACTTTTATCTAATCGTTCCAGAAGTAATCGAATGGATTTTGTATTACTGTTTACCTTAAAAAAATCATAATCGTTTTCTAACAATACTTCTAAATCAATAGCTTTTCCAAATTCTAAATCTCCTTTAAAAGCAAGTTGAGACAATGCCTTTTGTAAAGTTTCAAAATACTCCTTAGAAAGATTAAGCTTTCTTCTTATTTCAATGTATTTACTGTATTTTTCTTCAAATTGTTCCTGTAATTCAATATTGGGGAAAGGAATGCGGATATTTCTAAATTTAGCCATTGAAATATTTAGCATAGAGCCACTAGACCCTGTTGCTATAGAAAGAAAGGATTTTCTAACATCCTTGTTTTGCAAAACGTAATGCAGATAAACCTTTTTTATTAAAGTTTCATTTGTATCTATTTTCCAAATTTTATCAGGCAAGAAGAGTTTATCATAGTCTTCATCAACTATAGAAGTTGCACCGACTAATTCTAAAGTATTAGCTCGACTAAAAA of the Nonlabens marinus S1-08 genome contains:
- a CDS encoding serine hydrolase domain-containing protein; translated protein: MTKKSVKNIFRVLLFLGTAISLYFVPWILVKSWIMPLPDTVQEQVDAMMDYDIDGVVVYVDQAGQPPQFYAAGVKDRANKIPADPHAYFKIASISKLYVAVAITKLVHQNKLSLDQNLAHYFPELKDKIQYADRITVRNMVMHRSGIPNFTEHPGFWEQPQDKTTDVLDYVLDLPANFEPDTDNEYSNTNYLLLGRLIERTAGYSQHQFIKEQILDPLGLKNTFSSLNDIDQDQLMSGYYVGFEEDIKTNDYGSMIATAEDVGIFLRALSVGTLLTPEEQKTYTEIYEYEHGGLLPGYQSLAEYHEDIDTVVIQVMNTTDFTGYNWNLSQIFINRIVKIIERESDS
- a CDS encoding DUF3192 domain-containing protein; this translates as MKKIKFCILSAFVLLFLNSFVSCQVVHMTSEKMNRLELGMSKEQVTEILGNEYTIAEKRIQDSNEIEVLSYRDSYNNDEFYLFLFKNQKLEKWYRELLPKDKIELD
- a CDS encoding restriction system-associated AAA family ATPase encodes the protein MKLLKLKIENKEGFRSLQQGFEINFHSLADTEAMEQFRPFCFAGLNGSGKSNVLEALANIFYHLEVCVAKYLPESIKDLSNFKRTECSPDAFTLEYLIGQHNRKLYTLFYFDKVIITKKEGKEPQMFIQPFPFDKSVEIREISLTPPKVRDNAADGKEYLPAHIIGYSSGENEILSLPFIKSRLMHLDEYKQATRDNYDRFDEPENSLIYIDNNMSQAVLLACLLFENKKTLAPLRHIDNTGILGLTSFRINIHLHDFEFQDEITKSTIKTPILKLLEQNQLEALKKCATSWFSNRKTKTLWLDFHVNDATKLAFKEHFHSSLECFQFFRLLYELNNHFVDEETKIDVYRSKGIYTDGKLPVGSPRQDMFHFLDFYINKELKTGKVKDLLLRSFSDGEHQFLHTMGICLLLKDRRSILLLDEPETHFNPSWRAKFVKTLNDSISSGNPKGLPHGDFNVHLLKDVLLTSHSPFIISDCLPDNVVLFEKDEDGHTSAKKASELGIDTYGTSVNLLTNRIFKNKETIGSYAMSKMMEFKKRFNSGEKTENLIEELNNEFGDSIEKLMLIKEVTDKN
- a CDS encoding nitroreductase family protein, with product MRLSPSSINSQPWKFTFVSDRETIEKLSKHS